A region of the Candidatus Neomarinimicrobiota bacterium genome:
CTGGGTTCAGCCATCGGCCTGTCCAAGGACAAGCCGGAAATGCTCATCCGCCTGCCCCAGGTGGGAGCATTAGCCCACCGCGTGACCGAGCTGCAGCCGGACTATTTAGAAGGCGCCGCTTACGAGCTGCTCATGGTCTACGAGGCGAGCCGCCCGGCCATGATGGGTGGATCACTGGCCCTGGCCAAGCACTACTATGAGCAGGCGCTGTCCTACTCCCAGGGCAAGAGCGCCAGCCTATTCGTTAGCTATGGCGAGCATATCTGCGT
Encoded here:
- a CDS encoding TRAP transporter TatT component family protein, whose protein sequence is LGSAIGLSKDKPEMLIRLPQVGALAHRVTELQPDYLEGAAYELLMVYEASRPAMMGGSLALAKHYYEQALSYSQGKSASLFVSYGEHICVQEQDREQFKAMMNRALAVKAGGITNRLAKRRARWLLKRIDDLFL